One Zingiber officinale cultivar Zhangliang chromosome 10B, Zo_v1.1, whole genome shotgun sequence genomic window, TGATTATTTTACTTGTGCTTGTATTTAATTGAAGTTTGTAAGAGATTTCTCTATCTCTGAAAAGTTTAATAGTTGACGGTGTTTCCGTATGTAGAACTTAGATGTAGCAATCCTGGGGGTTGTGAACCCCTATAGTGCATCCATATGGTTCTACAACTAGGACCATAAGTGAATTTTGATCCAGACTCAATAACGGGCAATGAGGTCTAGCCACAACTAACTTAGGTATGTAGAGGATGAGActtaaatggaaaaaaaatcatGGATGATAAGACTCAAGCAAAAAATACATGTTTATCACTAACTTTCCACAAATAATTTAGTGATGGTAAGAATACATTTGGAATAGGGAGAAGGGGAGAGATAAACTAGGACTGACCTTAGATTTTGAAAGGTCcggtgtaaaaaaaaaaatcctttatatttaaataaaaaataataaaatcaatagtataaaaataattttattaacgaaacacataaattaaatttatatttagaaattttaatgtctagagaaatagaaaaagaccgataaaagaggaagaaaaaactttttcaactatttcataggtatttttcttttttattagacacttttataaaaaaaaattataatattttagaatttatatttagatctttttaatttaattttttaaagacatttacttgaaaaatatataaaaataaaatggtcccatctttttaatttaatttttccaataAATTAGCACTCACTTagcaaattatttaaaaattaccaaaaaaaaaaagaaggggcTCTATGGGTCAGCCCACCCAAGACGGGCTTGGGACAAACTCACAACATGgagatttaatattaaaatttaaaatttaaaaatctcacCTTTGGATAAGAAGGTGAGCCTAAACGTTGATCTTGCGACATTgtataaaatgattttggaagACGAAAGCAACAATTGAAGGAAGAAGACGTAGGATCGTTGGGATAGAAGAGGTGAATAGTGCTTCTGATTTACACGTTCGTTTAAAATTAATCGGAGTAAAATGCTCAACGGAATAAAGACAAAAAGAAGGACaagcaatcgctaacactttgattacttgattcgaagcctatgacgactcctactccaagatccgcacgtgagagtgctttcaatgGATAATCCACTAGTATTTTGAAGAAAGGTTACAAATATTATGTATAAGAACTACAATGATAAAACTGTAAacaaaattataccaacaacttGTAAAGATCTAAAGTCGTAAGCCTTCGGTTGTTGGAGTAGCCTTTGGGCATCGTGGAAGCGTTTTCTGAGCAGCGCGCAAGAGTAGAAGATACTTGGAATGTTGTAATGAAGCTACTGGTTGAAACCTTTTTTATAATCCACTCTAGGCGCTTAGAACTTCCCCCGGGCGCCCCCCATAGGACTAACGTGGCGTGCTCTCATCGAAACTCGATCCGATAAAAGTTATCCACCTCCGGCTTCCCAGACCACTCCCAGGTGCCTGGACCGTGACGTAGGCCAGTCATCGTGTGCCAGATCAACTTTTGGCCATCCGGGCGCCTAGAGCAACTCCAAGCGCCCGAACCGCGAGGGCACCTGGCCAGGCACCCTATCCGGGCTGTTCGCCAATGAAGccagtctgggtgcccggaccaccattttcgcaaacttttttttttctgcaaaacaaggttagttcaggcaataatatttaaaaaactaCAAGTTTTGACAACCTTCAAACTGTCCAGCCCTGACTTtaagtttcgttgaaactctaggtccaAGGGCGTAGTCACTTGAGGATGAGGGGGtgcgaccccccccccccccctctcagatttaaaaaaaatcttaggtTTTCATGTAAATTGAATTACTCCCCTTTACAATGAGGAAGCAATGATTTGAGGTCCAAAGATTGGTGAATCACAACAATATCTTAGAAGAATCTGAAACGAGCAAGGAAAAATGAGGTATACTTTGACATGAGAGGGATCGAGGAAAACATAGTAGCTTGTCTCCATGGAGAGCAGGAGCTGGTGGTCATCGACGATGCAACAGAGGGCACAGACGACCTCGACAGATGTTTCCAAGCAGCGGAGGAAAAGAAAGACGACGACGCGATGGATTAGGAGTTCAGAATCACGAAGCTGCTTCCCAGCTGTCCACGCCCGGATCCGGCCCTCATCGGCCAGCGGCAGGTCCCAAGGACGCCGCTCGTGCACCACCCAGAGTGACTCCATGTGGTCGATCCGATTGTCGTATTGCATCACCACCACATTTTGATCCCTCGCCGCCTCTCCACTACAATGTCTAGAACCAACAAACCAAGGTCAATAGGTTAAGGAACCCCACAAGCTCCCACTCCATTGATTGGATTAAATTTTcatcttattttaaaattctaaaaaatagaaTTTGTTCGACTAATTCAAATTACTCAACTCTTTTTTCCCCTTtgtttttttagaaaaatcaTGTCAACAAGAaactagttatttattaattgaaGGAGAATTGAAAAGTTATGAACGTTATTTTAGTAGGTTGATAGTTGATAGTTATTTAGATCGAAATGGAAGTCTCAAACATAAAAATGTTAAATATTATGAGGAAATGAGGTCACAAATGATTCTTTGACTTTGAGTTATAGATAAGCTTTAGGAATTGACGGATTATTGTTTCAAATAGAACCAAGGACTAAGcatgaaattttgattttaaattaattttcaactatttaaattcaaaatttaagctTTCAGTTTGTGAAAGTCGACCTACATtaatgtttttaaataatttatattttttaaaatatttttgaattttagaattggataatttaattttgtgttgtattaattttttaaatttattgaattcgACCCCTCTAATGGTAAATCCTGACTACACCCCTATCTAAGTCAgactgacgcctattgttccctcttagAGGAATGCATCCTCACGTACTCCTCTCAGGCGAAATTACTTTTTGTCATACCGATCCTCCAACCCGTCTAAACTTTTACTCAGCGACCAAGACTTCAAGACTTCATGTTGAACGTCTGATCCATGattcgtccagtcttccacctggtgtccgcgacccctaggattttcacctcgAATCCTcgattctaggatttcgcccaaagtcctCGGTCCGCTAAGACTTTACCCAACCCCCCGgactaggacttcattacctaacCATAGCTAGaacttttcacctgcctaattgtaactaggactttcctttgcctaagatcagttaggactttcttgcacacttagttcaacttgttagaaaacaagacaacttaactttgaacctctttgccattatcaaaatacaggttcgatctgttggtgtggttagcactaacggtttaacccaggttttaatgaattacaaaataggttaagttagttttgttgttgatctaacactctgaccgagtgtgcaggagaagcccagacaggtcgacgggctgaccggacgtttggcacgaagtccagctaggtcgacgggctaaccggatagctggcatgaagtccaaatgggtcgacgggctgaccggacatttggcacgaagtccagctaggtcgacgggctgaccagatagctggcacgaagtccagacgggtcgaacggctgaccggacgtctggcaggtaagtggaggtaagtcactggagggaagtgactgtgaggacgtgttcccgggaagggaacttaggcgccgatctgacttagaatcatctcggaactctaagtcgagatcttgactagataccggtctcggagagacggaatctaattactatttttcttatctataaaattgtgctaacaatctgtgttgcagggtataattgcctcggactaaagtttttcttgcaggaaggagtctgctggaaaacttgggtctgaacgcccgggaggtacccaggcgcccggaggtccgagcgcccggaacaagttcgggcgcccggaggcaaaaatTATCTATATCGCTGCGTtgacacgtggagctcactgattgGGTCAGCcacgtcatattcagggcgcccggaagggattcggggcaccccgaacctcctatataaggagggtcaagggaggagcttcaacaacaactgacagactgctctcttgtgctcctgcgacgctgcgaagctactccgacTACGCGTTGTTCTCATtttcctttttgtcggtattattattgttttttttttcattagcatt contains:
- the LOC122029210 gene encoding uncharacterized protein LOC122029210; amino-acid sequence: MAPYEALYGQRHCSGEAARDQNVVVMQYDNRIDHMESLWVVHERRPWDLPLADEGRIRAWTAGKQLRDSELLIHRVVVFLFLRCLETSVEVVCALCCIVDDHQLLLSMETSYYVFLDPSHVKVYLIFPCSFQILLRYCCDSPIFGPQIIASSL